From Paenibacillus sp. V4I7, one genomic window encodes:
- a CDS encoding glycoside hydrolase family 32 protein gives MTIELEAYDARKNKKKETNVSHFKPTSRASYHFTSPDKWKNDPQRPIYLDGKYHYYYLYNRDYPNGNGTEWRHAVSTDLVHWKDEGVAIPKYTNQNGDPWTGSVVVDDKNTAGFGKEAVVAIVTQPSADGGKQEQYLWYSTNKGKTFKSYHDNPILPNPGTANFRDPKVIWDHQTHKWVMAMAEGTKIGFYESHNLKDWHYTSSFFTENIGIVECPDLYLMQANDGTFKWVLGASANGKSIGKPNTYAYWTGNFNGKAFFPDHNEPQWLDYGFDWYGAVTFEEGKDSDKYNLRYALAWMNNWDYPHNTPTLKEGFNGTDSIVRQIKLKQEGDRKYHLVSQPIEALNQLTSSTDTVKQIKVNGSTTLQVTGDTYQLDTDISWSEINNVGLRLRESTNKTRHVDVGVFVEGQYSYVNRAFTGQPDKSKRYLESRAPFDVKKKNVHLKILVDKTSIEVFIDDGKIVLSNEMFPEINDKAITLFSEGGTAIFENVVIKHFNIIK, from the coding sequence ATGACGATAGAGTTAGAAGCTTATGACGCAAGAAAGAACAAGAAGAAGGAAACTAACGTTTCTCATTTTAAGCCAACCTCTCGGGCTAGCTATCATTTCACTTCGCCAGACAAATGGAAAAACGACCCTCAGAGGCCGATTTACTTGGATGGAAAATATCATTATTATTATCTCTATAATCGTGATTATCCGAATGGAAACGGTACGGAATGGCGTCATGCAGTATCAACGGATTTGGTGCATTGGAAAGATGAAGGGGTGGCCATTCCCAAATATACGAATCAAAATGGTGATCCATGGACGGGATCCGTCGTTGTGGACGATAAAAATACGGCAGGTTTTGGAAAAGAGGCTGTTGTGGCGATTGTAACACAGCCCTCTGCAGATGGCGGGAAGCAGGAACAATATTTATGGTACAGTACGAACAAAGGAAAAACGTTTAAATCTTATCATGACAATCCTATTCTGCCGAATCCGGGCACAGCAAATTTTAGAGATCCGAAAGTTATTTGGGATCACCAAACTCATAAGTGGGTGATGGCCATGGCGGAAGGAACCAAAATAGGTTTTTACGAGTCTCACAATTTAAAAGATTGGCACTATACAAGCAGCTTCTTTACGGAGAATATCGGAATTGTAGAGTGCCCTGATCTTTATTTAATGCAAGCGAATGACGGCACTTTTAAATGGGTTCTTGGTGCCAGCGCAAATGGTAAATCGATAGGAAAACCCAACACCTATGCCTACTGGACTGGAAACTTTAATGGAAAGGCATTTTTCCCGGATCACAATGAACCTCAGTGGTTAGATTATGGCTTTGATTGGTATGGTGCTGTAACGTTTGAAGAGGGGAAAGACAGTGATAAATACAATCTTCGTTATGCTCTGGCCTGGATGAATAATTGGGATTACCCCCATAATACGCCAACGCTGAAAGAAGGTTTTAACGGAACGGATTCAATTGTTCGTCAAATTAAATTAAAACAAGAAGGGGATCGTAAGTATCATTTGGTATCCCAACCAATTGAAGCATTAAATCAATTGACAAGTTCAACGGATACCGTTAAACAAATAAAAGTTAATGGCTCTACAACACTTCAGGTAACAGGCGATACGTACCAGCTTGACACCGATATATCTTGGTCGGAGATCAATAATGTAGGATTAAGGCTTCGAGAATCAACAAATAAAACCCGCCATGTAGATGTCGGAGTTTTTGTAGAAGGTCAATACTCTTATGTCAATAGAGCTTTTACAGGACAACCCGACAAGAGTAAAAGATATCTTGAAAGCAGAGCGCCATTTGATGTAAAAAAGAAGAATGTTCACTTGAAGATCCTTGTTGATAAAACAAGCATTGAAGTTTTTATAGATGATGGCAAAATCGTTTTATCCAATGAAATGTTCCCGGAAATAAACGATAAAGCTATTACCCTTTTTTCTGAAGGCGGCACCGCGATCTTTGAAAATGTTGTAATCAAGCACTTCAACATTATTAAATAA
- a CDS encoding stalk domain-containing protein encodes MKRKKAVTMTCMFIIFLIAFACGAFADDYIKEIKAYQNSKITIQVDGSTVDLQDGAEQMVPIIYEGRSYVPVKPLAEALGAMVTWEQDEQAIKVSTANPSAGSASSPHESEGVRNTFPSEYGAPSMFEDFKPVAKEGITAYLNAIRSGEKKDLKAFIYKYYYSLTELDSPDVAYAQASEKVDTYRSKYDKETLNGLTAEGLELLKGGAFPDEASGYSKEHGILLNYRVVSGKGYYGHFSIDFYFYQEGNTYKLTNILYAGAYRGEGI; translated from the coding sequence ATGAAACGCAAAAAAGCAGTAACAATGACGTGCATGTTCATAATTTTCCTTATCGCGTTTGCATGCGGTGCTTTTGCGGACGATTACATCAAAGAGATCAAAGCTTATCAGAACAGTAAAATCACGATACAGGTCGACGGCAGCACAGTCGACCTTCAGGACGGGGCGGAGCAAATGGTCCCGATCATTTACGAAGGTCGCTCTTATGTACCGGTCAAGCCACTTGCGGAAGCGTTGGGCGCGATGGTTACATGGGAGCAGGATGAGCAAGCCATTAAGGTATCCACTGCAAATCCCAGTGCAGGCAGCGCATCTTCGCCGCATGAATCGGAAGGTGTTCGGAATACATTTCCCTCTGAATACGGAGCGCCTTCGATGTTTGAAGACTTTAAACCTGTTGCAAAGGAAGGAATTACCGCGTATTTGAATGCGATTCGCAGCGGGGAGAAGAAAGATTTGAAAGCGTTCATTTACAAGTATTATTATTCTTTGACCGAACTCGATAGCCCTGATGTTGCCTACGCACAAGCCAGCGAAAAAGTAGATACGTATCGCAGTAAATACGATAAGGAGACGCTGAACGGTCTGACAGCAGAAGGTTTGGAACTGTTGAAGGGTGGAGCATTCCCTGACGAAGCTTCAGGATACAGTAAGGAACATGGGATTCTGCTTAACTATCGGGTCGTCTCCGGTAAAGGATACTATGGTCATTTTTCGATTGATTTCTATTTTTACCAAGAAGGGAATACCTACAAACTTACAAATATCCTCTATGCTGGTGCTTATCGTGGAGAAGGGATCTAA
- a CDS encoding sugar ABC transporter permease, which produces MKEHYEAQLQLRHNYRFFKESLFIRDIVRDRWLYVILLPGVLYFIIFKYVPMFGLLMAFEDYKPHLGFMNSPWVGMKHFERFFSEPQFWMLFRNTILLAIYNLVFFFPLPIVLALMLNEVRIGIFKRFAQTLLYLPHFVSWVVAVGIFYVLFTTEGGVVNELIQKIGIEKIPFLLSEDWFRPMIISQSIWKEAGWGTIIFLAALSGVDLQLYEAARMDGAGRWRQLWHITLPAIRSTIVILFILRLGSFLDTGFEHIFLMLNSMNREVGEVFDTFVYMKGLTQGQYSYSAAVGMFKSLVGLVLVLGSNWIAKKFGEEGVY; this is translated from the coding sequence ATGAAGGAACATTATGAAGCTCAATTACAACTAAGGCACAATTACCGTTTCTTTAAAGAGTCTTTATTTATAAGGGATATTGTCAGGGATCGATGGTTGTATGTAATCTTGTTACCAGGCGTTTTGTATTTTATTATTTTTAAATATGTTCCTATGTTTGGCTTACTCATGGCTTTTGAGGACTATAAACCGCATCTAGGTTTTATGAATAGTCCTTGGGTAGGGATGAAGCATTTCGAACGTTTTTTTTCAGAGCCTCAGTTTTGGATGCTATTCCGTAATACCATTTTGTTAGCGATTTATAATTTGGTGTTTTTCTTCCCGCTGCCTATCGTACTAGCGCTTATGTTGAATGAAGTTCGTATTGGGATATTCAAGCGCTTTGCTCAGACGTTATTGTATTTGCCCCACTTTGTTTCATGGGTAGTAGCGGTTGGCATATTCTATGTATTATTTACAACTGAAGGTGGAGTTGTAAACGAATTGATCCAAAAAATTGGTATTGAGAAAATTCCATTTTTGCTAAGTGAGGATTGGTTCAGACCGATGATCATCAGCCAGTCGATCTGGAAAGAGGCAGGTTGGGGAACCATTATTTTCCTCGCGGCGTTGTCCGGAGTTGATCTTCAGTTATATGAAGCGGCTCGCATGGATGGAGCTGGGCGTTGGCGCCAGTTGTGGCATATTACGCTACCTGCTATTCGTAGTACGATCGTCATCTTGTTTATTCTACGCTTGGGTAGTTTTTTGGACACGGGTTTCGAGCACATCTTCCTGATGCTTAACTCCATGAACCGAGAAGTCGGGGAAGTGTTTGATACTTTTGTATATATGAAAGGCTTGACGCAAGGACAATACAGCTATAGTGCCGCGGTAGGGATGTTTAAATCTCTGGTAGGGCTTGTCCTAGTACTCGGGTCCAATTGGATAGCGAAAAAATTCGGCGAAGAAGGCGTGTATTAA
- a CDS encoding carbohydrate ABC transporter permease, translating into MLAEDKNWSNRLFNTVNYSLLTLVSLITIIPFVYIVSMSFASPEEVAKGGLLLFPSKFTFGAYKYIFSTDTMVRSILISIYITVLGTLINLLLTSFTAYPLAKATLRGRRTILLMVLITMLFSGGLIPTYFVVKAFGMINTYWSLMIPTAISAFNLIVLKNFFQQIPDSLVDSAKIDGCNDLGILFRIVLPLSMPAMATFGLFYAVGHWNTFFNAVMYMNDAEKFPVQVILRQIVLLSQDQIGNTTSQQDPTDYLPQTIRMASIVVATVPIVLVYPFLQKHFAKGVLLGSVKG; encoded by the coding sequence ATGCTAGCAGAAGATAAGAATTGGAGCAATCGGCTATTTAATACGGTAAACTATTCGTTGTTGACCCTTGTATCACTAATCACAATCATTCCCTTCGTATATATCGTTTCCATGTCTTTTGCTTCCCCAGAGGAGGTGGCTAAAGGCGGGTTGCTCTTATTTCCTTCGAAGTTTACCTTTGGGGCGTATAAATACATCTTTTCAACCGATACGATGGTTCGGAGTATTCTTATCTCGATTTATATTACGGTGCTCGGAACGTTGATCAACCTACTGTTGACCTCGTTTACCGCTTACCCTTTGGCCAAAGCGACCTTACGAGGGCGCCGGACCATTCTTCTCATGGTTTTGATTACGATGTTGTTCAGCGGAGGTTTGATCCCGACCTACTTTGTAGTCAAAGCTTTTGGTATGATAAACACGTATTGGTCCCTGATGATTCCGACCGCTATCAGCGCATTTAATTTGATCGTTCTCAAGAACTTTTTTCAGCAAATTCCCGACAGCTTGGTAGATTCAGCGAAGATTGATGGCTGTAATGATTTAGGGATTTTGTTTCGTATTGTTTTGCCATTATCGATGCCGGCGATGGCTACCTTTGGACTTTTCTATGCTGTAGGACATTGGAATACATTCTTTAATGCGGTGATGTACATGAACGATGCTGAGAAGTTTCCGGTCCAGGTTATTTTGAGACAAATTGTTTTGTTATCTCAGGATCAAATCGGGAACACCACATCACAGCAAGATCCAACCGACTATTTACCGCAGACCATTCGAATGGCTTCTATTGTAGTTGCGACCGTCCCGATTGTTCTCGTCTACCCGTTCTTACAGAAGCATTTTGCCAAGGGTGTACTATTAGGATCGGTAAAAGGATAA
- a CDS encoding extracellular solute-binding protein: protein MVSKRFITLVSLLTTVSALAGCAGEKSSPTAQQDNTPLQVTIATPQIGEAPKKGSEVEQAIEKYTNSKIDFQWIPSAAFEDKKNIMIASNEMPKAFKITSNATTLSAIQSGLFWEIGPLLKDYKNLSGANAMYYDNLKVDGKLYSLPLYRDIGRAGITYRKDWFDGLGLKTPVTLDDWYNLMKTIAEKDPDKNGQNDSYGMFLEKSYNDPVASSSYLTRLAVSQGAPNKWGLEGGKVIAEFMTKPYLDSMKLLRRLYQEKLINQDFSVVQAADADNKWNAGKVGIRINTVASAGATSQDNLKKAVPNGVVDIAPYMGPSGNRVPAEPGNNGFFVFPKSSVKSEAELKRLLGFFDKLMDPEMSTLLTRGIEGKHFTKTDDGKAQFKDLTLFNLEVKPYRDSLPSFEVTGTGLPLKLSDLQAKGWKVIADNLKNVVPNVALTMNSKTYSEKGGELDTLIRDAQTKFIMGKIDEEGWQAEVEKWRKAGGDKVIEEYTAEYSKQKK, encoded by the coding sequence ATGGTAAGTAAGCGTTTTATCACTTTGGTTTCATTGCTGACGACTGTAAGTGCTTTAGCGGGGTGCGCAGGCGAGAAGAGTTCGCCAACTGCACAACAGGACAATACGCCGCTTCAAGTTACTATTGCTACGCCTCAAATCGGGGAGGCTCCGAAAAAAGGCAGTGAAGTAGAGCAGGCTATCGAGAAATACACGAATTCGAAAATTGATTTTCAATGGATTCCATCCGCTGCTTTCGAAGATAAGAAAAATATCATGATTGCTTCTAATGAGATGCCCAAAGCATTTAAAATTACGTCAAACGCCACTACGCTTAGCGCGATCCAATCCGGCTTGTTTTGGGAGATCGGCCCTTTGTTGAAGGATTATAAAAACTTATCAGGCGCTAACGCAATGTATTATGACAATTTAAAGGTTGATGGAAAGTTATATAGTTTGCCCTTGTACCGGGACATCGGCCGTGCCGGTATCACTTACCGGAAGGATTGGTTTGATGGACTTGGCCTAAAGACTCCGGTAACTTTAGACGACTGGTATAATCTCATGAAAACCATCGCGGAGAAGGATCCTGATAAGAATGGGCAGAACGATTCGTACGGTATGTTTCTTGAAAAGTCCTATAACGACCCGGTTGCTAGCAGCTCCTATCTGACCCGACTCGCAGTTTCTCAGGGAGCGCCGAATAAATGGGGATTAGAAGGAGGTAAGGTGATAGCTGAATTTATGACCAAACCGTATTTGGATTCCATGAAGCTGCTTCGCAGATTATATCAGGAAAAATTAATCAATCAGGACTTTTCCGTTGTTCAGGCAGCTGATGCCGATAATAAATGGAATGCAGGTAAGGTTGGGATTCGGATCAATACCGTTGCCTCGGCAGGTGCGACCTCTCAAGACAACCTAAAGAAGGCTGTACCTAATGGCGTAGTTGATATTGCCCCTTATATGGGACCATCCGGAAATCGTGTACCGGCTGAGCCCGGCAATAACGGCTTCTTCGTCTTCCCGAAATCGAGTGTTAAGTCAGAAGCGGAATTAAAGCGACTGCTGGGCTTCTTCGATAAGTTAATGGACCCGGAGATGTCGACACTTCTGACCAGAGGGATTGAAGGTAAGCATTTCACGAAGACCGATGACGGAAAAGCGCAGTTTAAAGACTTGACCCTATTTAATCTCGAGGTTAAGCCTTATCGTGACAGTCTGCCTTCGTTTGAGGTGACCGGAACGGGTCTTCCTTTGAAATTATCGGATTTGCAGGCAAAAGGCTGGAAGGTCATTGCTGACAACCTGAAGAATGTGGTGCCCAATGTAGCGTTAACAATGAACTCCAAGACTTATTCTGAAAAGGGTGGAGAATTGGATACATTAATTCGTGATGCCCAAACCAAATTTATTATGGGGAAAATTGACGAGGAAGGGTGGCAAGCAGAAGTAGAGAAATGGAGAAAAGCCGGCGGTGACAAGGTGATTGAAGAATATACGGCCGAGTATTCGAAGCAGAAGAAGTAA
- a CDS encoding helix-turn-helix transcriptional regulator, with amino-acid sequence MPKYLYRMLVFSLLLSAVPVVCIGLISYYIASKDIGKKVNEGNVQILLQNQMRMEQILKNVEMGAVQYINSPLVSDFIYHDLQNDDFQTINNLSKGLYNLHSIAGVADTQLINLEHDWMISNLGFTSTEDFVNRGLLSDYAKRQQNLFWLANIGTSLDENKIRVVVKLPMIASTTTPKALLIIDMSHDALLSNLAQNTQLGNIYVLNRNREPFLASSSPVGIQSSILEKMNVATEPEGSFETGDMGVNYKVSSYNGWSYVSIVSIDAITKESKKIAFITLNACVIIFILITLAAFYGTSRMYRPIHRLFMMMEQLGGESKGKKKRDEFALIEERFSSLFSTRKQLQQQLQVQSGQVKEFFLLKLIMGQVTESEFSYKYETYGFGEKGKALGVLALQIDSLEDTRYLDSDKELLLFAINNVVGELISNDRILGTLLLDQSQVTILLGDSEDPDELKGYFYQMAELMKSKVHELLQLKISIGISRPFHRYTNVMDAYSEALEALKRRISLGNELILNYEDIEPVHRNSVQTGASWNHIEESLMNGLKTGDAASAYEYYNQYASAILEKSISFNDFQIFMLQLIAKMYRLVGQQGGMLDGLVGAKSVIIRFMKLNTAEEIMTWFKTELIPPTLAFLQSRIDSQYINIAHQMVELIHDKYDQDLTLESCAAQFRFHPVYLSRVFKKEIGTTFIDYLTNYRMNMAKVWLKDSNMKITEIAERLNYTNSTGFIRTFRKATGMTPGQYRDALSRSQ; translated from the coding sequence TTGCCTAAATACTTATATCGAATGCTTGTCTTCTCTCTTCTGTTGAGCGCAGTTCCGGTCGTTTGCATCGGGCTCATCTCCTACTATATTGCTTCAAAGGATATTGGGAAGAAGGTTAATGAGGGTAATGTACAGATCCTGCTACAAAACCAAATGCGAATGGAGCAAATCTTAAAGAACGTGGAAATGGGAGCCGTACAATATATCAATTCACCTTTGGTAAGCGATTTCATATACCATGATTTACAGAATGATGATTTTCAAACGATCAATAATCTATCCAAAGGCTTATATAATCTTCATTCTATTGCGGGTGTGGCCGACACACAGCTGATTAACTTAGAGCACGACTGGATGATCAGCAATCTCGGTTTTACATCAACCGAAGATTTTGTAAATCGAGGTTTACTGAGCGATTATGCCAAGCGCCAGCAAAATTTATTTTGGTTAGCTAATATCGGTACCTCCTTAGATGAAAATAAGATCCGGGTGGTCGTCAAGCTTCCAATGATTGCCTCTACGACCACTCCTAAAGCGTTGTTGATTATTGACATGTCGCACGATGCGTTACTGAGCAATTTGGCCCAAAACACCCAATTAGGAAATATTTATGTACTTAATCGAAACAGGGAGCCGTTCTTGGCCAGTTCCAGCCCTGTAGGGATCCAGTCTTCCATTCTGGAAAAGATGAATGTCGCGACAGAACCGGAGGGGTCCTTTGAAACGGGCGATATGGGGGTCAACTATAAAGTTTCCTCATATAACGGCTGGTCCTATGTTTCTATCGTTTCCATTGATGCAATTACGAAGGAATCTAAGAAAATTGCATTCATCACCTTAAATGCTTGCGTGATTATTTTTATTCTAATCACATTGGCCGCCTTCTACGGAACCAGCCGCATGTATAGGCCGATCCATCGGCTATTTATGATGATGGAGCAGTTGGGAGGAGAGTCCAAAGGGAAAAAAAAGCGGGATGAATTCGCTTTAATCGAAGAGCGGTTTTCTTCCTTGTTCAGCACGAGAAAGCAGCTTCAACAGCAGTTGCAGGTTCAGAGTGGGCAAGTGAAGGAATTTTTCCTATTGAAGTTGATAATGGGACAGGTCACTGAGAGTGAATTCTCCTACAAGTATGAGACTTACGGCTTTGGGGAAAAGGGAAAGGCTCTCGGAGTGCTTGCCCTGCAAATTGATTCTCTTGAAGACACCCGATACTTGGATAGTGATAAGGAGCTGCTATTATTTGCGATCAATAATGTCGTTGGGGAGCTAATCTCTAATGACCGTATCTTGGGTACTTTGCTGCTGGATCAGTCTCAGGTAACGATACTGTTAGGCGATTCGGAGGATCCGGATGAGCTCAAGGGCTACTTCTACCAAATGGCGGAGCTTATGAAGTCAAAGGTTCACGAGCTGCTTCAACTCAAAATCAGTATCGGCATCAGTCGGCCGTTTCATAGGTATACGAATGTGATGGATGCCTACTCAGAAGCGTTGGAGGCTCTGAAACGTAGAATTAGTCTTGGAAATGAGCTCATCCTGAACTATGAAGATATCGAACCGGTTCATCGGAACAGCGTTCAGACTGGTGCTTCTTGGAATCACATTGAAGAGAGCTTGATGAACGGGCTTAAAACAGGCGATGCTGCTTCTGCTTACGAGTATTATAACCAATATGCATCAGCGATTTTGGAGAAGAGCATTTCGTTCAATGATTTTCAAATATTTATGCTTCAATTAATCGCCAAAATGTATCGGCTTGTTGGGCAGCAAGGTGGCATGCTGGATGGATTAGTCGGCGCCAAATCGGTCATTATCCGATTCATGAAATTGAATACGGCGGAGGAAATTATGACGTGGTTTAAGACGGAGCTGATCCCGCCCACCCTTGCCTTCCTGCAGAGCCGTATTGATTCGCAATATATCAATATTGCACACCAAATGGTTGAGCTCATTCATGATAAATACGATCAGGATCTTACTTTGGAATCGTGCGCTGCGCAATTCCGTTTTCATCCTGTCTATTTAAGCCGAGTATTCAAGAAAGAGATTGGAACAACGTTTATCGATTATTTGACGAATTACCGGATGAATATGGCGAAAGTGTGGTTAAAGGACAGCAATATGAAGATTACGGAAATCGCGGAGCGTCTTAACTATACCAACTCCACTGGATTTATCCGGACCTTCCGCAAAGCTACTGGTATGACACCGGGCCAGTACCGAGATGCCCTTTCGAGATCACAGTAA
- a CDS encoding glycoside hydrolase family 105 protein, translating into MTYELVEKLKAEYMSSENWYSVRWHYIEGCILKAYLDSYEQTGSEREYNFVKSYMDQLFDSDGNIPEIQISSYNIDQFRMAGILFTLYQRERDPKYKTTMDMLYQQLASYPRTSSGSFWHKENYPFQVWLDGLYMGQPFYVQYVKQFVEAKDYSDTLQQFKNVRQSIYNKEKRLYSHAYDESRNIFWCDKSTGQSPNVWGRAVGWFAMALVDVLELLEGEPADTGILKAYLKELIDDMLPYQHSEGMWYQVVDKQEHPGNYLEASGTLMLAYAILKGARLGYVPKEYAVYGIQAFNGTIACYLREEDGEVRLGGICRSAGLGKKPETGQMRDGSLAYYFFAEQIVDNNGHGVAPLLMAYNEIKRLGYVKVHD; encoded by the coding sequence GTGACCTATGAATTGGTAGAAAAACTGAAAGCAGAATATATGTCCAGCGAGAATTGGTATTCAGTAAGGTGGCATTATATCGAGGGCTGTATCTTAAAGGCGTATTTGGACAGCTACGAGCAAACCGGTAGTGAAAGAGAATATAACTTTGTAAAAAGCTATATGGATCAGCTGTTTGACTCGGACGGCAATATCCCTGAAATCCAAATCAGCAGTTATAATATCGACCAATTCCGGATGGCTGGAATTTTGTTTACTCTATACCAAAGAGAGCGGGATCCCAAATATAAAACGACCATGGATATGTTGTATCAGCAGTTGGCTTCTTATCCGAGAACGAGTTCCGGTTCGTTCTGGCATAAAGAAAACTACCCCTTCCAGGTTTGGTTGGATGGATTGTATATGGGGCAGCCTTTCTATGTTCAGTACGTGAAGCAATTTGTAGAGGCGAAGGATTATTCCGATACGCTGCAGCAGTTCAAAAATGTCCGCCAATCTATATATAACAAAGAGAAGCGGTTGTATAGCCACGCTTATGATGAGAGTCGCAACATTTTCTGGTGCGATAAATCAACAGGGCAATCACCAAATGTGTGGGGGCGTGCGGTCGGCTGGTTCGCGATGGCATTGGTGGATGTGCTGGAGCTGCTGGAAGGAGAGCCGGCGGATACCGGCATCCTCAAAGCCTATCTCAAGGAACTTATAGATGACATGCTGCCGTACCAGCATAGCGAGGGTATGTGGTACCAGGTTGTGGATAAGCAGGAGCATCCGGGCAATTATCTCGAAGCCAGCGGTACGCTGATGTTAGCTTATGCCATTCTGAAAGGTGCTCGATTGGGATATGTGCCAAAGGAGTATGCCGTATACGGCATACAGGCGTTTAACGGAACGATTGCATGTTACCTTAGGGAAGAAGACGGTGAAGTGCGACTAGGGGGCATTTGCCGAAGTGCCGGCCTTGGCAAAAAGCCGGAAACCGGTCAAATGCGAGACGGGAGTCTTGCGTACTATTTCTTTGCAGAACAGATCGTGGACAATAACGGTCATGGTGTAGCTCCGCTGCTGATGGCCTATAACGAGATTAAACGGCTTGGCTATGTAAAAGTTCATGATTGA
- a CDS encoding LysR family transcriptional regulator, with the protein MDLKQLDYMIKIAEENNITKAAEKLFITQSALNQQLLRLEKELGTQLFVRSRSNWHLTHAGKIYVENAKEIVRIKKETYNRINDMLEIKEGKLIVGLTPERGIKMFAAIYPILYKKYPNVKIEPIEMPVKKQQYEISQGNLDIGFLTLQNSQKTNDHYIHICSEKIILGVPNAHPLAHLGGKIGEQLPEISLKRFENDSFAIMQKGSTLREIYDHLINEENISPDILLETRSCQTLFKMVAEGICCSIFPITYAKPSTNISYFSIKQNPEWEVAASYKKGSYLCNVAHDLIRISTDYWTKKMMNYG; encoded by the coding sequence ATGGATTTAAAACAATTGGATTATATGATTAAAATAGCGGAAGAAAACAATATAACAAAAGCTGCGGAAAAACTGTTTATCACCCAATCGGCCTTAAACCAGCAGCTTTTAAGACTTGAGAAAGAACTTGGCACACAGCTTTTCGTACGCTCAAGAAGCAATTGGCACCTGACGCATGCCGGGAAAATTTATGTCGAGAACGCAAAAGAAATCGTACGCATAAAAAAAGAAACGTACAACCGGATTAACGATATGCTTGAGATAAAAGAAGGAAAATTGATTGTTGGATTAACTCCGGAGCGCGGTATTAAGATGTTTGCAGCTATATACCCTATTCTCTATAAAAAATATCCGAATGTAAAAATTGAGCCTATTGAAATGCCTGTCAAAAAACAACAATATGAAATCTCTCAAGGTAATCTTGATATTGGATTTTTAACTTTGCAAAACTCCCAAAAAACGAATGATCATTATATCCATATCTGTTCTGAAAAGATTATTTTAGGTGTTCCAAATGCTCATCCTCTTGCACATTTAGGAGGTAAGATTGGCGAACAACTCCCTGAAATAAGCTTAAAGCGTTTTGAAAACGACTCCTTTGCCATTATGCAAAAAGGTTCGACCCTTCGCGAAATCTATGATCATCTGATCAACGAAGAAAACATCAGTCCTGACATTTTGTTGGAAACCAGAAGCTGTCAAACCTTATTCAAAATGGTTGCGGAGGGCATCTGCTGCTCTATATTTCCGATTACGTACGCCAAGCCCAGCACGAACATCTCCTATTTTTCGATTAAACAAAATCCAGAGTGGGAAGTAGCAGCTAGTTATAAAAAAGGCAGCTACCTATGCAATGTAGCCCATGATCTAATACGAATTTCTACGGATTACTGGACAAAAAAAATGATGAACTACGGATAA